The sequence below is a genomic window from Coffea arabica cultivar ET-39 chromosome 8e, Coffea Arabica ET-39 HiFi, whole genome shotgun sequence.
tcggaaattttaattttttggtaaGTAGGCATATTTGGTCCTTAATATTTGGGGTTGAATTAAATTTGTCAGCGACACTTTGATCAAAGTATATGTACCCTAAGACattgattttgatttaattaATCCTGAATATTTGGATCTTAACATATGTAAAGTATGTAGTTCTGGCCAAATTAGCCTCTAATATTGCAtaatatattaataaaatttattaatatggCATACAAAAAAATCATGAGATTATAAAAACTATAGAAAAAAttgtaaacaacataaaaatataaaacaaatttaaagTATTCAGTTGTAACTACAAAAAGACTAGATGACTAATCATACCAAGtaataacaaaataaatcaCATGTTGCACATGTGCTCCAtctatttattttgcatttctttcataaaataattttaaaagcaatttaattttacatgtttgttcaaaattttttgtacTATTTTTAGGGAGGAGATGATCTAGTTATGAAGCACTCATTTCACGTGTTGTAAAATTTATTGCGCTTTATTTGTAAagttgaaaaatatattatttaatgatCTACAAACATTTACACGAGAGGGCCGCATTTCGGGAAATTCATAAAAGAATTAGAGAAAGTTACAAATGATGTGGAGAGTCGTACAAATATATTATAAAAGGATTTGTTATCTTATTCATGtggtatctttttttttttatgttgacCATTAATTTTAACAGAAAAATTAATAGTGGCATTTTAACCTCAATTCTGAAAGGGTTATCTATAAGTTTATAAATCATAGGAGACGTATGTAGTAAAGTACCAAATCACAGAAGGATTAAAGttatttatcctttttttgttattgatttttgGTATTACTTTTATCGTCATGCATTCCTttttagaagaagaagaaaatatatGATGTGAGCAAAATTTTCTACTTGGCTCCTAGTGACTACTTGGGCGGTTGGAGGATCTATAAATACGTACTCTGGCTAATCATCAAAGTGGTCACAGCATACAACACTTAATTGATCATAGGCCTACCCTATTTTCCCCCAAGAATATGGCGTCGACTCAGGCTTCTTTCCACTCAAACAGCCTGCAAGAGACTGTCCGCCCGTTAGCAGCCTTTCCGGAAAACATTTGGTCTGATCGTATCGCTCCATTTACTCCCGATAAAGAGGTTATACTTACCTTCAGCTCCTATAACCTCATGTTTTTGTTCATATAATATTTATTCCTTTTATAAGTTGGAACCATATTCTTATCCGCTCCCACAAGTTCACGATCCTTTGTAATATCCGCTATCAATTCTGGCATGATTGCTATCCCTTGATTAATTCCATAGCCTCCTATCAAGAGGGGGGAAAATACAAAAAGATTAGTTACTATTTTTCGTAGAACTAGACGTTTGATTTATCATATTTGGTTTGCTGTTTCTTAGTCATACTTGGTTTGTTCTTACCCCGACTTCATATAGGATTCATCCCCTAATTTTTTTTACCCGTAACACTGTTGCATTTCCTTAGATTTCAGGGTCTGGTTTCTCCTGTTTAGTTTCTAATTGTTCCATTTCCCTGCAATATCAAAGCGATCAATTTGACAATATGACTAAAGAAATGTTTTTCTGATGCTTTCAGGAACATGAAATGTATGAAAGAGAGATTGAAATGTTGAAGGCAGAAGTGAATAGCATGCTTTTGGCAACCGGAAAGACCATGATGGAGAGATTCGACTTTATAGACAAAATAGAACGACTTGGTATCTCGCATCACTTTGATATCGAGATTGAAAACCAACTACAAGAATTCTTTAATGTGTATACCAAATTTGGGGAGTATTCAGCTTATGATTTATCTAGTGCAGCGCTTCAATTCCGACTTTTTAGGCAGCATGGTTTCAATATCTCTTGTGGTACGTGACTTTCATACTagttttgctaatttttttagTGTGGACTCACCTATTAGTAAATCTTAACAACTAATTTTTCTAACTAttatttccaaataatttcGAAACAGGCATCTTTGACCAATTCATTGATGCTGAGGGTAAGTTTAAGGAATCCTTATGCTATGACACAAGGGGTTTGTTGAGTCTATACGAAGCTAGTCATGTTAGAACACATGGAGACGAAATTTTAGAAGAAGCTCTTGCGTTCACAAGCACTCATCTGACGTCTGGAGGACCCCATCTGGATTCTACTCTTGCAAAACAAGTGAAATATGCCCTTGAGCTGCCGTTGCATAAGGGCATCCCTAGATACGAGGCTTGGCGTTACATCTCCATCTATGAGGAAGATGAATCTCACAATAAAGTATTGCTGAGGCTAGCCAAGTTGGATTACCACTTGTTGCAGATGTCATATAAAGAAGACCTTTGTGAGATAACAAGGTACACCTAGACACTTGCTCTCCAATGGGCAGATATAAGATTTGTTTATCAACACTAAACTGCAGAGATTTATAGTTTACAGTACTATGCTTACATGCAGCTTTAGGTTCACTTGAAGCTTAGTAGGATTCTATGATATCTGTAGCATTTtaaattgccaaaaaaaaatttttctttcatagGCCAGGTTGCaatcataaaaatattatattactACTCCCTTTCTATGTTGAACGGAGCCTTACAAATTATTAGAATTTTAAACTAAAAGTTAGCCAATGTAACTGCCACTCGTTTGCAATTTTATCTGAAGTATTACATGAAATTCCTTCATATATGACCATGCTTCACGAATGATTgtgcaacctttttttttttttttttttaacaaatggTAACAATGTATAGGTGGGGAAAGGAATTGGAGAGTGTATCGAAATTTCCATATGCAAGGAGCAGATTTGTGGAATGCTACTTCTGGGCTGTTGGAGCCTTGTATGAACCTCAGTACTCTCTTGCTCGAATGACTTTTGCAAAAGCAGGAGCCGTTATTACAATGATTGATGACATCTATGATGCTTATGGCACTCTTGATGAACTTCAAATTCTTACAGACTCTGTGGAGAGGTAGGCTTTTATGTTAGTCATCTCACACAAGTGAAGCAAGCATGCTGCCGAGAATATCATCTTCGAAAAAAACTACATATACCAGCCAAAATAATTGAGTAATGCACTAAAAAGCTGTCTTACTAAGAGCTAGTAAATAATAAAAGGGTGATTATCCAAACAATCTTCTCTAGCTTGACGTTGCTTCTTAGCAGTGAGGTGCATTGATATAGGAAATTTTGCTTTGCTTGCAGGTGGGATAGCAGTGGAATCTGGGATAGCAGTGGAGTCGATCAACTCTCGGCCTACATCAGAACTTCCTACACCACACTTCTGAAATTTAATAAGGAGCTCGGGGAAGATTTAGCTAAAAGGCAAAGAACCTATGCATTCGACAAGTATATAGACGATGTACGGTACCATGTTGCTAATTTTAAGGACTGTGTTAACATACACCTTAATTTGCCTGTTAATTTTTAAATTGTCCGGGCCGCCAATACATGGAGTACTAATCAATATTTCCCTGCGTTCATTTGCCCTCATTAGTGGAAAAATTACATGAGGACAAGCTTCACTCAGTCAAGGTGGTTCTTCACAAACAAATTGCCTTCTTTTGCTGATTACCTGAGCAATGGTGCGATCACAATCGGAGCTATTCTTGGATCATCAGCAGCTCTCTTGTACATGGATTGTGCCTTAGAGGATGTTATCAACTGGCTGTCAACTAATCCAAAACTTACTGCTGCTTACTCGACACATTTGCGATTGATGAATGATTTTGGAGGTCACAAGGTCAGAATTTGTTGTAGCAGTTAATTGGTTATCAAAATTAGATTAAGATAACTCACAGAATTTCCAAATAGGATTAAGTTATAGTCTTGTTCACGTGCCTTTTTAGTTTTGTTCAAAACTTCCAACATAATATGCacatttttttttgagcaaaataAATCCTTTTTTCATTGATAGATCTACCAAGAGAGCTATGCAGAAGAGGAAGCCATCCTCAATCTACATTAGACTACACTATTTCTATACACTCTACTGTCAAAATTTGAAAGAATGGTCAAAAAGAACAATAACAATCAACTTTGAACCAACTCCCAATTCTCTCTGATGCGAGCAATCTTGTTCCAAGATGTAACAGCCATCTGCATTGCATAGACCACAGTAGCCATTACACCCATAGAAAGTAGACAGTCATAGAGAAAGCCAGCCTCTTGAATTTTTAAGCAAATGATTGAGTCCTACAATTCTTACACCAACACTGCAACTCCTCATTCCAAGTCTTACGCCACCACTGCGACACCACAGAACATGCACATTGATTTGAGACTTCTACGTGCTTTGGCCAGCATGCCAGCATCATGCCATGATTAAACTTGTTTTTAGATCTTGTTCATTTTCTGTGCAAACGCTGCATAGACTATGCATGTGCATTCAATCTGGGATGCTTCTCATGAACAAAATGAAATACAATTTAGTTCACTTGGCTAGTTACTGCTTTACCAATGGTTAATACCCTTTCATACTTTATGTGAGTAATTCAGAATTAAACAAAACTTTTTCGCTACATTTTATTAGAGTTTTCATGTTTTCTGTTTGAACTCCTCGAATTTGAAGTTCGACAAAGAAAGGGGCAGTGGCACAGCGCTTGAATGCTACATGAAGGACTATAATGTATCGGAGGAAGAGGCAGCCAGGAAGTTTCGAGAGATGTGGGAGGATACTTGGAAGGTTATGAACGAGGAACGCTTGAGGCCTACTCCCATTCCAAGGGATGTTCTCAAAATGCTTCTCAACATCACAAGAGTAAGTGAAACCATTTACAAGCACGGAATAGATGGATTCACTCAGCCACATGCCATTGAAGACCATATAAGGGCAATGCTTGTGGATTTCATGTCTATTTGAGGATGGCAGTGGTGCATGTTGATGTCTTCAAGGGATTGGCCCTATGAATGCAGGCAGTATCAGTTAGTGAAGTGTGTTTTTCTATTTTGCCCACTCCTGTATTTAAGTATAACTAGTCTGGGATTACATGCATTGCACGTTCTgtatctcctttttttttcccctttttgaaaCTTTTAATAACGTACGTGTTTGTTTTGACAAATTACTAAGTTGAATAAAAGATCATTCTGTCTTTTTATTTGTTTCTACATATATATTGATAGTATCACTAATTAACTAATCATAGTTTCAATACTGTAGTGATACAAATTTGATATTGTAAATGATTGCCTTTAAATTTATTGTCTTAGATTAGATGTTAATTGCTAGCAAAAAATAGTGAACTTTAACATATTATTGGCATCTTTAGTATCGTTGTATATTTGATTCATTCAATTGGGATGAAGAGTTTAAACTTAGAGTGAATTTATTGATTAGATTCGGTCAACCCTCGGAACTTAACAGCTCAGTTGCAATTTTCTATTCTCAACTTTAAAATTTTGCCATCCTTAATTCTACGAAATAACTTATGTACTTACAAATAACTTGTGTATTTTGCAATTATGTTTCGTGATTACAATTAGGTAAACATTCGTCATATAAGGTTAAAGATTAGCTGTTAAATTTTTTCAATAGTCAAAGTATAAAAGATTTATTATATGCTGCACAAATATTAGAAGGCATATCAAGCTTATAAAAGATTTATTATATACTTAGAAACATCTGAATAATAGAACTACCAAGCTCAAGTTCGGGAAGAGATAATATTTGGAAGAAAGTCTGGTCTCTTAAAATTCCCAACAAGACCAAGCATCTTCCATGGCGTATATGTCATAATTCCTTGCCTACGCCTGAAAACCTCCATAATAGAAGAATTTCTGCTGATTACAAATGTGCTCTTTGCAAAAATCCACGCGGAGATCTATCTCATCCTCTATTTGACTGCCCTATCTCGGTGCAAATATTGGGCTCTTACTTTTCTGGATAGGCAAATTAATGCATGTCTCCAATCTGGACCTGACATTTGGGTGACTGAAATTCTTAGATCTTTGCCATCAAAGGATAGCGAACTTTTTGGTACTCTATTATGAAATATGGAGTAACAGAAATGATGAAATGTTTAATGGTGAAGTTCGAGAACCTTTGACCATTGTAAGTTTTGCTCTCCAGCACCAGGCAGCTTTCAAAGAAGCAAACGATTGCTCTTTGTTAGCCCTTTCTCAACGTTCATCCCATCCCTGGTCAATGCCTCCTGCTCCCCACTATAAGGTCAATTTTGACACTTCCATTTCTACTATTAAGCAAGTTTTTAGTATTGGTGTGGTCATCCGTAGTTATGATGGTCAGTTTATCGTTGGCTTACTAAAAAGAAGAGCAAATCGTGTAATATATCACCAAACTATACACTTGTATGTGttcaagtcactaatttaacgTGTTAGCAAAAAATATCGCTGAACTAACAAAAATACATGTTTTGTAGCATTTCATGTAATTGAATTGTTAAGACAAATGGAATTCTTTTATCTCCACTTGTGGGCTTGCTTTTTGAGGTATATAATCGTTGGTTCACCTCTTTGGCTAACTTTTGTCTATGTAAATACTTGGATAGACCCAATCTACAACTCCACTCGTAAACCAAGTGACCCAAATTTTGCCACATCATCAATGCGAATTTAATATCTAGAAACCAAAAATATTTCCGTCTCTCTACTCACCATCCTGATCCACAACACCACTGACTGAATCAAGAAGTTCTTCTCTCAAAGCTTTTGGTATCCCTCCTGTGTCTTACATTCTTGTCTTTATAATATCAACCAATTTTGCCATGTATCAGGCTTACGTATGCAGAGCTAAGCCATTCAAAGTTGGAATTCATTCTTAAAATCATATGAGAAAGGTgacagaaagaaaaaaaaaagtataaaaaaAGAACTCGCTGCAGAGATTTTTGGgagaagagaggaagaaaatccatcaatcacATCTTTCATTTGATTTCTAGATCtacttagaaaaattataagTCTTGCATTTTTGGAGGACATGAGAAACTATAAAGTAAGTGATGTGACTCTTACGATGGAGAAGAAGAGGCCAAAACAACTAGAGATGTAGGCTTTATCCCAAATAGAGAGGAAGGATGAGGAGAATCTTCTAATGGAGGGGGGGGGGGCGAGAAGTTCATGGGTTACTGGCATAGTAGGAGGTGCCGAGTGGAAGGAACGGAGTGGTGAAGATAGGTGGGAGGGAGAAGGTAAAACATAGTGTTTATAATAGTGGTGCTGATAATTGGGGCATTAAGCAGAGCAGTAGAGGTGGAGTGGAAAGCTTGTGGATCCAGCAGTTGTAGATAAATTTTAGGAGAAGAAGAGTGAATAGCCAAGAAGTTTAGCTATTGTGGCACGACCATTGTGGCTTCTTTAGATTACTCAAAGTTTTTGGACCATTTTGCCCTTCAAACCCTATGCCTACAGATCACGTGACGTCCATTCCGATTGTTTTCATGGTGAAATTACACTGAATGCTACAAAACATGCAATTAGATTAGTTCGATAACATTTTTGACTAATAAAGTAATTTAATGACCTGAACAAGTACTATTGTATAGTTTAGTGATATTTTTCGCGATTTGCTCTAAAAAGAGTGGAAGGTCTAGTCAGTGTTTGAACTTGCTGAAGTGAGGGAAGCGACTCTATTTGCAAAGATGCTGATGATTCCTATTCTCATATTGGAGGGAGATGCATCCTCAATTATATAGTTGATTAATAGCGCGGAAGAATCTTCTCAGACAGTGACTCGATAATTAAGGACATTCACGCTTCCCTGTTAGATCAAAGCATTATTGATGTAATATGAATTCCTAAAGAGACCAATAAGATTGCACATAATTTGGAACATTTTGCTAAATcatgaatagttttttttttgttttttacgaaaaaggaaagaaacaccTGAATAGATATATTTATGGTGTTTAATCTTATTTCAAGCAAGTACAAATTTTGTATGGGATACTTTTTTGAATATGACACAGAAAAAATCCTTTACAGGACATGTTATAAACATTGCAAGAACTAGAGAAGAGATATTGAGTAATTTTCATAAAGTACAAGAGGGTTAATTGATATTtaaccaaaataaacaaaatgcattCCCATAACGCTCAGAAGGCACATTTTCAATAAGAAATAGCGGGATCAAAAAACGCATATTCAAGGCAAGAAACTTGCTGAATTCAAAAGTTTAGACGTTTCTCAATATCATTTATCAAGTGAACTACTGGTAAATATTATTACTATTTCAAATATTTGCAGCCTACATGCTATACCAAAGTATATTTTTTTAAGCTTTTTGTATCATCTACGTTATAGTAAATAATTGACGCACTAATTTGCAGGACTAGTGCATGGTGGTATTCTTTCAATCTTTGTACTAGTATTTTTGACATAACACCGGCCAATAGACTTGTGTGAATTTTCCAACGTCATAATTAGCATTGCTGACATTTAATTAGAGAAAACTAAGATTGACGGAGACTCTGATAAGTTACAGTGTGATACAGATGTCTCCCGATTCTTTTTGTCTTGATTTGTAAAGTCTGTTTCTCAAATTGAGAGAAAAGAGCAGGCGCGTACGTCGCCCATGACTATTCTATTCCGGATGCTTGTAACTATAAAGACTTTCAAAACTCGGTACTTAATGGACACTTGGATGTGAGCACCAAATAAAACTAATATATTcatctaaattatttttatgaaaaTTGATTTTACATTTAAGCAATAAATCTAGAGTTAGTCTTATGTATAATAAAactatatacactattacaATTGAATACGTGATACATAAGcaaaatttagattttaaatttaaattcaaataaattgTTATGTGTCCAATAATAACAATATGTATGGTGTCaagtatagaaaattaatttataaATCTAATATAACATGTTGGCGTGAATAGGTAATTATTTAGAACTTGTTTTAAGTTATTTAATAGACTATATGATTGTGTACAGATGGTAGAAAATGAAGATTGAATAATGGGAGAAGTTTAATGACGTATAACTATGAATTGAGTGGTAGTTTCGTTAGTATGCAGTTGAAGATGGCGGCATTCAGTTTTAGaaggagatttttttttcttttttactaacTTTTGTTTCTGATAAGTTGGAACCACTCTAATTTAATAATTAAGGTCCAATAGAAAGTTTCAAAAGTGACAACAGTATGTTAATATCGTGGTTCTCACACCTTGtacgttatatatatataaacatcaTAAGATATTTCATACTATCAACAGTAATGGTTGAAGATACAACCAAAAACTAACAAAGACTACACTTGGAATTCCAAAATCTATgctaaattcaaataaaaattacCTACAAATCAATGAACATATCTGCGCATATTTTCAATTGTCAAATTTACTAGTTAATTGCTTCAAGCTCCAATATCAAGTTGAGATATGATAACAAAAATTCAAGAAGTTCTAAATCTAACAAACACATCTAACAAACATTCAAAAATTCAAGAAGTTCTAAATCTAACAAACATATCTGAAAGAACTCAGATCTATCAAAGGAAAGACCAAAGAAGGACTAAAAATGTCCTATTAAAATACccttaaaaagaagaaaactctcaCCAAAAGAGTTTAGGATAGGTGAAACTCTCACAATGTCAAAGCATAAAAAGTCATAGTAACTAACCAATTCTCTGTGGAATTAACTCTAATTATCAATGTATTTGTTTGATCCGTATACTGCAAAAAATCAAGATAATTGGACTtaatttaattgttaattggGAATCGATAACTTGATAACTTGAAAGTCTAGACTACGTGACATGAGAATGAATTAGTGGTCAATTAAAATTTCTGGGACTGCACCATTGTGAAGAAGGAAGATGGTGCAACTTAGATCATTAGCTCGACCGTTAATTGATTCTCAATTTGGGAATGGGGATTAGGGGTGAGCAAACGGTACAAATTCGATAATTCGGTTAGTTGAATTCGGTTATTTGACTTATAGAAATCTAAACCGctttcaatttcgaattggCTATAACCGAATCTATTTCGCAATTGATTTCGAATTCGGAAATGGTAATGAATTCGGTTAACCGATTTAACCGAattcatttataaaaaaaatgattttttaaaaattattactgatttgattctcaaatttattcataatttaacacattacttatgttctaatcattttgtggtttaatttaattggcatttatttgatcacttatacctagaatccttagtctatgatttaaggaacacataaaagtgattaatttaaactagaaaAAACGTTAGACtatacaatgattagtgataatttatgaatttataatttacaatgattaataataagtaatattagttacaaacttacaaattacaatgattagtgacaagttatattagttacaaacttataatttatttcaaatcaaaataaaacttatttgCTTGCatatgttattgtgaaagtcaatacactaatacattgatttgcaattcatatgCATTCATTTACACTGTTTAGTTGTCTTGTCTATACTTAAAAccttaagattagtgaatagagaatatgaatttttatgttaaatatgtaaTGTAAATTTAGAGCACATTAATACTTGCAAGTTACAGGTTacgcattcaaatattcaataatttaaacatgaatgatgtatcaaattaccaatatctaaattctaattactaattatgtttattgtttaatatttagtattatacatatatatattaattattatctaattctagtcatgttactcatgtataaaataataactATTATAGTTATGTTATATTATTATGTATtactatatatttgtattattatagtcatataacaattaacaaatactaaaataatatattgtacattattatatattattattgttagaCGTACATGATAATACCATATACTAACTATTATTGatagcatttacctatataatataataatatattagtagtatatactaatactaaatagcatttatctatatattatataattttataaactaatttGGTATTCGAATGCGGTAATGCAGTACCCTATTTCATTTTACCGAATTTGAATGCAAAATCGGTtattaccaaattcataatctcattacctatttcatacTATATTAGAATTCGGTAAATTCAGTACGTACTGAAtttgtaccaaattaccaaatatcCAATTTCAATTTATCAAATCGAATTTGAATTTGGTATATACcgaatttgctcacccctaATTGGGGATGGATTAAATATATTCTTATAGAATGATTCCGGGCATCCTTTTGGTGTAGTGATATGGAGGTGCATTCCCAACCATGTTTGGCGTATGCTAATCCGAAAATCTAGGGTGAAGATTGGCCTACTCAAGAGTAAGGTTGTAACCCAATCCGTCCAACTTTTCAACgggtcaattttggatttgggcTAATGTGGATTCACTCAAACGCAGCATTCGCTAATGATCCAAACCATCtgtcttttaaatttttttgccctttttttaaACTTATTACTCAATCTTCTTTCCCAGCATAAAGAACCTATTTGACACTTTGCATCAAACCGTCGGCCTCTTCGCCAATTATAGTCCACCGTCTCTGGTGACCGATTGGTGACTTTTTTCTGTGTGAATCTATCATGCATTCTTAATAATAAACCAAAATCCACCATAGGCATAACAGTGACCACCTATAGCACCACCATTTGCTCCATTGAGCTTGTTTTTGTATTTCATATCGAAAATTTTACGAAGAAATCTCTTTTTACgataattataaatataatagatTTAAGCGAGTTTAATATGTTCAAGGCACAAATCCAAGAGTTTTAGGGGTCCACATCTCAATCTAAGAGAAGTTTTGATTATGCATCAAATCAATATAGTAAGTTATGAATCTTTGGACCGTTAAGCATTTTGACCTTTAGAattattttctagggttttatattTGCTCTTTTGTAGTCTCTTTCTGTTATACTAACTCTACTACCTCTTTGCCCGTCGATGTAAAACCACGTAAAATTTTATGTCTTTCTGTTCATtatatttacttttttattatctttattGGATTGATAAAAATCCTATTACTCTTGTTGGTTAATTTCGTTAGACTAGACCTAAGATGCTCCACCATGAAACCACAAGCTGGGCAAATCAATAGATACTTTTCTGAAAGGAGTTATCAAGTCGGATCTAACTTGGTTGTGGGCTACAAATTATAACACCACATGCTTGTGGGCTACAATATGTTGGGTTCCACGTTGATAACTGTATTGAAGATATCTTGGGTTTTTGTTTCCATGAAATTCGATTTAGAACTTTGACCCAAAGAAGAAAGGGATGGATCT
It includes:
- the LOC113704768 gene encoding vetispiradiene synthase 2-like; its protein translation is MRTSFTQSRWFFTNKLPSFADYLSNGAITIGAILGSSAALLYMDCALEDVINWLSTNPKLTAAYSTHLRLMNDFGGHKFDKERGSGTALECYMKDYNVSEEEAARKFREMWEDTWKVMNEERLRPTPIPRDVLKMLLNITRVSETIYKHGIDGFTQPHAIEDHIRAMLVDFMSI